Proteins from a genomic interval of Acinonyx jubatus isolate Ajub_Pintada_27869175 chromosome B4, VMU_Ajub_asm_v1.0, whole genome shotgun sequence:
- the RPP38 gene encoding ribonuclease P protein subunit p38: protein MAAAPQAPGRGSVRKTRPLTVKTSLNNPYAICWSTLEREHMHFILQTLEDRFKSLGLRKMEDKKKRRKQFLKKPSPDRCGTEVEKSEGPKEKPPEGSEQESGWTPVDVRKQLAIGINEVTRALERNGLLLVLVCRSAKPAILTSHLIQLSLSRAVPACQVPRLSERLAPVIGLKCVLALGFKKTTTAFDAEVRAIIPRVPSLHVPWLQGRPEDSGASLDTASSESRDREVLDTSFEDLSKQKRKLVGSQQAVVLQPLKIKKLIPNPNKIRKPPKGKKTTSK from the coding sequence ATGGCCGCGGCTCCTCAGGCACCGGGGAGGGGCTCCGTTCGGAAGACGAGACCCTTAACCGTAAAGACCTCGCTGAACAACCCTTACGCCATCTGCTGGAGCACGCtcgagagagaacacatgcactTCATACTGCAGACGCTTGAAGACAGATTTAAATCTCTTGGGCTTCGGAAGATGGAGgataagaagaaaaggagaaagcagtttttaaaaaaaccaagcCCAGACAGGTGTGGCACAGAGGTTGAGAAGAGCGAGGGCCCGAAGGAGAAACCGCCAGAAGGTAGCGAGCAGGAGTCAGGGTGGACCCCCGTGGACGTCAGGAAGCAGCTCGCCATTGGCATCAATGAAGTCACCCGCGCTCTGGAAAGGAATGGGCTGCTGCTGGTCCTGGTGTGCAGGTCAGCCAAGCCCGCCATCCTCACCTCGCACCTGATTCAGTTAAGTCTGAGCCGGGCGGTTCCCGCTTGTCAGGTTCCCCGGCTCAGCGAGAGGCTCGCACCGGTCATCGGCCTGAAGTGCGTCCTGGCCTTGGGGTTCAAAAAGACCACCACAGCCTTTGACGCTGAAGTTAGAGCTATAATTCCCCGAGTACCCAGCTTACACGTGCCCTGGCTTCAAGGCAGACCCGAGGACTCCGGGGCAAGTTTAGACACTGCGTCCTCAGAAAGCCGAGACAGAGAGGTTTTGGACACGTCCTTTGAAGACCTctctaaacagaaaagaaagcttgTTGGAAGTCAGCAGGCTGTGGTGTTACAACcccttaaaataaagaaactgattccaaACCCCAATAAGATAAGGAAACCACCCAAAGGTAAAAAAACGACCTCAAAGTAA